The genomic region CGTGTCCAGTCTCCGTGGGGCCGCCTTGCCAGTGACTCAGCAGCAGTGCTAAACCCCCAGGCCGGTCAGACGGCCACCAGCTGCGCTCCTGTCCTAGAGGGAGAccttctctttttgtcttctctcACAGGTGATGCGGAAATCTCACGAAGCTCGAGAAAAACTGCTTCGCCTAGGAATATTTAGACAAGTGGATGTTCTGATTGATACGTGTCAAGGTACGTGCTGTGGCGTAGTTCCCTCCTTATCCCTCCCATCCATCCTGCAGGATCACAAAAGCTGAACGTGTGGCCAGACAGATAGCATCTGGAGCGTTATCACGCACAAAGGTCTTGGTAGTTCACGGTCCCAGGGGggtaattggaattttttttttttaatgtcaggcTGGGGGAGGACAGGTGAACTTTGAAGATACTGTCACCTGAACCGGTGGATGGTGCAGGCGTTCTAGGGAGGATCCCAAGGGAGGTCAGCCAGGCTTCGTTCGGGATAGCTCAGCCCAACCGGTGTCCAAATGGGCTCTTGGCAGACGGGCTCCATCTAAATGTGTGCTTTCAGCGGGAGGGCACCAGGCCTCAGATTTCACTTTCAGTTTTTGCTCATTTGCTTGTTTGCTGCTTGACATCGCACAAGTCTGCCAGCTTAGTCAACGTGTACTCTTTGGTGGATGAGCACCTGCtggcaggccctgtgctgggtacCAGGGAGAGGCCAGCAGCGAGCAACGCATAGTCTCCTTCCGAAGGAGCTTCCGGGCCAGCAGAGCAGGTCAGGGGCCGTGGGGGGGGACAGCcagcccttcctgccccctcaGTGAGAGTAGTGACACAGCTGTACCCAGGCGAAGCTCTGtggtgagcatgtgtgtgcaggATCCCACTGAATCCTCACCCACGCCCGGGGAAGTGACTGGCGTTATTTTAGAAAAGATGTTTCCCAgctaaggaaaccaaggctcagagaggtttagcTTGCCCCAGGTCAGACAAGTGAGTGACAGGAGTGGCCCGTCCGCTACTCTGGAGTGCTTTTCTTGGGGGCACGTCTGGTTGGCAGCATTTCACCTTAGCGCTCTCCTGCCTGCCGTCGACGTGCCGTGCGTGTGGTCCGCGGGGGCGCTTCTGTGGGGTGCTCCATCCCGGCGGCGGTTAGCATTACCTGGGAACTCGTGAGAAGGAACGGTTGGGGAAGTAAAGCCCTCCATGATTCTGTGACGGGGGTGCCCGCCGTCATCCATGTGTCAGACCCTGTAGAAGGTACAGCAGCAAGGACGAGCCGTGCAGACCACACTGTGGTTCCTGCTGAGGCCTCGCTGTGGGTTTGTGACTTGTGACAAACGTTACCACGCTGATGTAAGATGACTGCAGGTGGAGATGCGTGCGGGTGGGGGTAGGCTCTACGGGAACTCTCCACTTTGTGCTCGATTTTTCCATAAACCTAAAGCCGCTCTAAACAGGAAAGCctcttaattaaattttaaaaaaatggtgccaGGGCTCCGGCCTGGGCTGAGTCTGGGTATCGAGGAGCCGGCATTGAGGCAGCTCAACTGCCCCGCCGGGGTTGTGGGGTCAGCCCTGCCTTTCTGTGAGAGACCCCCAGTCCTTTGCAGAGCtcagccctgccccccagcaccctGGGGCCTGTGGTGGGTGCCAGGGCAGCTGCCGCGGACTCGGGCCCTCATCATCCCACAGCCACTGCACCCCTGGCTCACGGAAAGACAGGGACCGTCACCTCTGAACTTGCATTGAGTTTGTTGCTTCTCTTTTGGGGTTACTAGAGTCCCTCTTGTCACAAGAATTCTGTTTTAATGGCAGTTGAATTGCTGCCTCAAGTATCCTCAAGGACTCCCTAGGAGGAGAAGAAATGCCCTTAGCAGATAGCATGCACTTAAGCAAATATCGCTGCTCGCAGTTCCCTCCTTGTAGCATCTGACTTGTTTGGTATCTTCTACCACAGGAACTAGACGCAGGTTCTTAGGTGCAAAGGTATATTGTGATTTTGTGGTGGACTGTTCTTGAACTTTAAAATAGACGGTGTGTTTGTCAAATGAAATGAACCTTCAAatggctttttgtcttttttagcaGCAGGACCTAAAATAAAACCGCATGTTCGAGCTGTCTTACTGTTCAATATTTTTTGTGTACGTAGGTGATGATGCGCTTCCAAATGGGTTAGACGTTACCTTTGAAGTAACTGAATTAAGGAGATTAACGGGCAGTTACAACACCATGGTTGGGAACAACGAAGGCAGTATGGTATGATGGACATCCTACTAGCAGAACTCCCAATAATGAGCCTTTAAATGTGACTGTTCTCAAAACTGATGGTGGTTTCAAGACTCACACACCTTCATCTCTAGGCTAGCTGATGGTGTCTCACTGATGTTCCTAGAACTGACTATAGTATGTTTTACTTTTTcgtttaatttaaattccagcgAACACACAGTGGTAGCTGAGTTTCAAGTGTACAGGAGAGCGATTCACCACTTGcacacatcacccagtgctcatcacgacgagtaccctcctcagccccctcccctgttTCACCCCATCCCGACTGTAGTATGTTTCAGATTGTTTGAAAACAGTAGGTAACATCCATCAGTGGTTAATTAGGAGTGATTTGGAGAATGTTTGTATTAAGTTTCTTGTTCAAATTCCCCTGAATTCCCAATCTGTACAGTTGATTTCCCTGGCTTTGCAGTCAGCAAGTGAGCCTGCCCCTCACCATCAGACAGAAGGGGACGGGGGCGGCATATCCACTCAGCAaaggtacatttttaaagaggaaaggcCAGATCTGTAGTCTGCGGTTTTGTCCTGGGTTTATGAGGCTCCCTTTGCCAGCAGAGTCTTTCTTAACAGTTACCCTTCCTTCCGTGTAAACCACCTctgattttctcttcctcctagGTGCTTGGCCTCAAACTCCCTAATCTTCTAGGCCGTGCAGAAAAGGTGACTTTTCAGTTTTCCTATGGAACCAAAGAGACTTCGTATGGCCTGTCCTTCTTCAAACCACGGCCCGGAAACTTCGAGAGAAAGTAGGAAGCCAACAGACGATTGAGTACAGTGGCCTGGTTATAAGTTAAAGTAGATGCGTTGGTTGTGAACAGACACTTGGCTGAAGCAGCTCGCCCTTGTGTGGTGGTCACAAGGCGCTGCAGCTTTCCTCGTGGCAATGAGCCCCGGAAGTGTATTTTTAGATCTATTGATTTAAATGTGTACGAGTTATCATCACTGAGCGTCTAAAGCTCTGTCCCATTGTCTCCTAGCTTCTCTGTAAACTTATATAAAGTTACTGGCCAGTTCCCTTGGAGCTCACTTCGGGAGACAGACAGAGGAGTGTCTGCCGAGTACAGTGTGAGTAGCCTTTCGTCCCTCCCTCTGTGCACTTGAGTGAGAACAAGGCCTATTTCGCTGATCGCTAGAGTCAGCAAGAGGGGGCGGGCCAGGGCGGGCAGGCCTGTCTGCGGTCTGGCGCTTGGAGTGCGGGCCTCGTGGCCGGGGTCACCCTCTGCCCTTCGCCCTGCTGTGGGGTGCTTCCTGGCTGGCGCCTTCCTGCGATGCCCTGTGTTTGTCCTTCCTCGTGTGTGCTGAGGTCCATAGCTTCTGGCAGCCAGCAAGGTCACCGCGGGTTACTGAAAGCTTTCCTCGTTGGTGGGCACTTACATACTTCTAGCAGGATCTGACGTAATGCAGCAGATGGAATTCCTACCATTTGACCACCTTTTGGCTTTACGATgacccctgccctctctccctgtctacACCGTGCGGGCTCCCCTCCTGTTCCGGGCTCGGTTCACGAGGGAAGAGTGGACACCCAACGTGAGCGCGGTCTGTAGGCCAGCAGCATGGCctcacctgggagctggttagaaatgcaagttCCTGGGCCCCGCCTGCCCGCTGAACCAGCGTCTCGGGGAGGACGGCTGGCACGTTCTCTCCATCCGCGCCCCGGCAGCTCTGGTCCGGGACCCGTGCTGGAACCCTGCGGTCGGTGCCTTGAGGCACTGGAGACACTGGCCGCTTGCATTCCTCAGCCTCGCGGGCAGACCAGGGGCACGAAGCCCCCAGCACGGAGTGGGGCCAGCGGCCCCTGGCTCTGGATGCGACGTGAGCGCTTGCAGTTCCATGTTCAGTTCTCCGTGTGGCCCCCTCTCCGCGTCTGCTGGGAGTAGCCCTGGGACGCCTTCCTGccctgggtgggctgggggggtgcccagctggcactgccctcccagcccctgtCCGGCAGCAGCTCTCCAGAGGCCACCGGCGGTGAGCCCTGGTGTGCGGgttcctccccatctctctcccgtGTGCCCCTTTTATCACTTTTTTCTaagccttttttatttattttattttttattttttaaaagattttatttatttatttgacagagagagacacagcgagagagggaacacaagcagggggagtgggagagggagaagtaggcctcgggctgagcaaggagcccgatgcggggctcgatcccaggaccctgggatcatgacccgagccaaaggcagacgctcaacgactgagccacccaggtgcccctctaagcCTCTTTTAAAGAGCAGGTTCTTAGGAGACTTAGAGGTAGCTGGTTTAGCCCCAAGGCATAGCAGGGGTGAAGGCCATCTCTGTTGGACGAGGCCTTTGGGGAGGTGCATGGCAGAGGGGCCAGGGGAACGGGAGGGACAGAGGACTGGGAGCTGGTGGCCCTGGGCTTGAGAGATGAGCTCCTGGAGGAAAAGGGCACCATCTGGCCCCTGCCTCATCCTCCTGACCGTGAACACAGAGACATAGATGTGTCTCCTCTGGGCGGTCGTGTTTCTCTGGGTAGGAGCTGCCttatgaggaaggaaggaatgatttAGGCCAGCCGTGCACCTTCCTCAGGCATTTGGGGGAGTAGCTGAGTCTCATGTGGCCCTACGTGCGGAAATGGCAGGGCTGCCCTGGATCCTGGCTGCTTGATACCGTGCCTTGTGGATGCTCGATGAGAACCAGAGTTGAGGCGGGTGGCCCCAAGTTCTCACCctgggagccaggcctggggctACGGGGAATGCCCAGCGAAAGACCGTGCCGGGAATGTGAAGTGACCTGGCTTACTTGTAGGAGTCACATCATTGTCACACTGCCTGAGGCCACTAGACAGTGTTCACTGTTCCAGAGCAACCTGGGTGTCTCTCTATGATGGGGACCTGAGATGGGTGGGCCTGACTTTGGGGCCAGAGGGTCGGGGCAAGAGGCAGGTGCTGCTTGCCCAGGGGTCACTTGGCTCAGGCCTCTGGCTGCAGGAAGGATGCTTTTCACTCGTGAGCACCTTcgtctcctccctcttccccggggcctgatgtgggtctcCACCGTCACCCATACTGGCTTTGGACCGGGGACTGGGCCAGGTGGGGCGAGCATCAGGTCATAGAGCCCGGAAAGCAGCCTGTGGGTTACCAAGCTGGGTGCTGAGTGTGGCTTTCTCACAGGGCACCTGTCTCCTTGCTCGGAGCACAGTCCTGCTTTGAGCAGGATCAcagctctctccccttctccctccctccctcccttccccaccttccttttcctccctcccacacaccgtaaaaacaacaacaacaaaacagaacaaaacaaaacacgtatCTTAGGTGTTTAATTGGAACAAGATTTCTATGCCTCGTTCTGAGGCCTGATGGGGGACGACTCCCCGTGGGTACAGCACAGAAAGGCTTATTgtgggcccccccacccccacccccgtgtcCTTGCAGTTTCCCATATGGAAAACCAACCACACCGTCAAGTGGGAGGGCGTGTGGCGGGAGCTGGGCTGCCTCTCGAGGACGGCGTCCTTTGCTGTCCGGAAGGAAAGTGGGCACTCGCTGAAATCATCTCTTTCGGTAAGGGCTTTCCTCGTTTGACTACGTATTTAGATGCGTTGGGAGAATAGCCTTCGCCAGCAATGGGACAGACCGGAAAGGGTCACGGGTTGGGTGGCTGCTGGCGGCTTTGTGAGTTTCTGGGCACTCGCCCCGAATTACTCTGTTGAAGCATCGTCAGCGGAGATGGGAAGGTGTGCCTGGGAGCCGACTGTGGGATGTGCTTGAAAGCTGGCCGAGTTCACTTAGGTCAGGGTCAAGCTCCTTGAGAGGATGGGCCCAGCGACAGGTCGGCATCTCCCAGCTGGTGACCATGAATTGTCTGCTCCACCCTCTCAGTTCCCTCACCTGTGAATTAGGGACCAGGAGCTGCCTTCCCAGAGGGCTTTTCTGAAGGTGAAGTGATGTGATAGGGCAAGGGGCTGGGCACAGCGCATGGCCTGTGGTCAGCGCTCAGGAAGTACGCCTTCTTACTTGACACGATGGCTTGAAGTGAAATACTGAGATGCACGTTTCTTTCAGCATGCAATGGTCATCGACTCACGGAACTCCTCCATCTTGCCCAGAAGAGGTGCTCTGCTGAAAGTTAACCAGGTAGTATTCCTTTACCTGCATGTGACCTgctggctctgtgacctgggaggggagagagtcCCACCCAGTAGGCACATTTTCTATATTGAATGCTTTCCTTTAATTATGGAGATTGTTCTAGAATGGCTTTCAGGGGTGTCGGTCCCATGTGAGGGTCCCAGCTCTGGAACTGCTCCGTGTAGTGCAGTGTTCTGCCCCCACAGAGCGGAGGGGAGATAAAGTTCTGACCTCTGGGATGGGGTCACTCACTAGGCAGGGAGGAAAGTTGAGGCTTGGCTGAGCTAATCCCTTGGTCACCAGTAAGAGACCACCTCAAGGCAGGGAGGGTAACTCCTACACCTGAGGGTCCCCGGGGTGGATGCCAACAGGGGGGCGCACTGTTGCGCTGTCTGCCTGATCTTCAGGATCAGAGGACCAACTAGAAATCAGATTTTTACATCAAATATGCCCAATTGTGCAAGATtggctaattctttttttcaaacactgAGTAGGCCAAACAAGCCATATCACGCAGCAGAATGTGTCCGTGGCCAGTGTTTCTCCCCACGTACAggagtaacataacataacataacataacatattcTGCGCAGTCAGTATGTTTGAGGATTCTGTGTTATGTCAGTCCCCTGGTACCATCTAGAACAACTAGAATAACAGCTAGAATGGAGCTTCTAGGGGACAGACAGAAGCgatctgcctttttaaaaatacagaacaacAAAAGTAAATAGTACTTGGAGTGACATGGTTTTGGAGCTGGTGTAATGAGTCTGTTTGCTCTATTTCACATGCGGATCCTTCGCCAACAGGAGCTGGCCGGCTACACTGGAGGGGACGTGAGCTTCATAAAAGAAGATTTCGAGCTTCAGTTGAATAAACAACTTTTATTCGATTCAGTGAGTATCCAGCCAGACCGTTCACCTGTATTTTTATCCCTTGTTTTTGGAAACTCAATTCCTGGATAGTAAAAGCATCATCCAGAGGGGAAGCCCAGAACGTTAGTGCTTGAAACTGAAGTGCTCGATCTTTTCAATTTAGCTGGAATTGAGGATACTCTGGGGAGAAGTGATCGTTTCTCTCTTCAAGAGGAACCTGTCAGTCATTTTATGTGGGACCCCAGCAGAGCCCCTTCCCCATTTGTCAGCTCGGGGCCATCATGGAAATGTGTCTGGAGGGCAGAGGAATGCGCTTCCTTTCCCTCTGAGGTCCCTTCCAAAGAAATTCCAAAGCTTCACCTTATTTTGCTGAGTCTGCAGGGCTCTGGGCGCTTccaggaatttctttttaaatctttaatccggtttggtttggtttctcctgattTGCTCAGGAATGAGGAGTAAGTGACCTGATTCTGACTGAGGCAGAGGAACCCCTCGGCTCGTTCTCCAGtcctcccagggctggggagacTGGGGACAGCTCTCTGTGCCCCCTTGCGACACACACACCGCCTCTGCCCTTCGCCACCACCAAACTCAGGGCGAGGAGTGAGCTTTAATGAGATGGTACGCGTGTCTACTTCTATAGTCACTTACCACTGCCCCCAGTCAGGCCTGGTGTCATTGCTTCTTGCATGTGGTTCCTGCCTTTCCCCCGCCGCTGCTGGTCCGGAGGCCCCCGCGTTGTCCAGTCGGCGAGCTCCTCCCGGTCCCCTCCCCGGCCCTCGCCACGGCACTCGACGCTGTCCTCACTGGACTCCATCATGACTGTGTCCTCCTTCCACGTGTCCACTTCCTCTTTGCGGGGTCCTTTCGAGGCTTGCTGCACTCCCACCTTGCGAGTGTCCCCCCTAGATTCTCATGGAGGTGTCCTACTCTGCCACTCTCCCCAGAGGATCTCGTTCCGCCCGTGTGCTTGGCGCAGCTCTCCTTCTTGGTGCCAGAGTCACATGCTGCCGGGCGTTTCCACTCTGTTTCTCAGGGACACTTCAAACTCAGCGTGTCTGAAACCAACTATTACTTCCCTCCTGAATCTATACCCCGCACCCGGGCTCCCAGTTCCACTGGCTTGCACAGCTGTTGACCCAGCTGCCCTTGACCTCCCTAACTGCTTGGAGGAGTCCTCACCCTGAAGGCCACTGAgcacccagccctgcctcttCTGCCTGCTCAGTGTCACCCAGATCCCATGCTGCGCTTTCACACCTTGGTTGTGATGTCCCTTTCTGATGAGTGTcgctcccccttctcctcctccacgcCGCAGACGTGCTGCTCTTTGTGAGATGCAAGTCTTAACAGTACCGCTGTCCCGCGTGAGGTCGGCACTGTTGGTGTCACACTTAGTCTCCGGGCTCGTCTCTCTCCCCGCTCCCTGTGCTTTGGTTCTGCTCAACTCCTTCTCGTTTCCCGAAAGGACCAGGCTCTCTTACTTCCAGGCACTTGTACTTTGTCCTCTGCTGGCTGTAGGTCCCTTCTTTCAGCTGTTCACTGGCCCCTCGTTCCCTGCCTTTTTAAGACTTGGGCGTATCTCCTGTAGAACTCCTCTGGCCTCCAGACCACGATCGGGGCTCCTGCACTGTGCGTCCAGTTCCTGTGCCTTTCTCTGGGTACCGCTCATCACGCACGCACTCGCCTCCCCATCTGCCCTCCACATCTCTGTTGGCTGCCCAGCACTGCCTGGGCGTTAACAGTACCTCACCACGTAAAACACTGTTCCCACCCCCTCACGTTCTACGTTCTCACATGAAGGGAGACCCACGAGCAAGCACGTGTGTGTACAGTTTAGCAGGTGGCAAGTGTTACGAAGAATTATAAAACAGAGTAAAGTGGCCCAAAGGGGGTGCGGTCCATTGAAGATGGTCGggaaggcacctgggtggggcAGCGCAGCCCAGAACCAAGCCAGGGAGCCAGCTGTAGGCCCCTGGGCAGGAGCTACGGCACGTTCCCGGATGAGCCAGGGGGCTGCCATGACCGGacagggtgaggaggagggacagCACAGGGAGGACAGGGCTTGGACCAGATGGTAGAGGGCTTTGGGCCCCCTGTTGAAACTAGTTTCTGTCTGGAGGGAGGCCCAGTGTGGCATCACCATCAGGGCAAGTGGGGGTGCCTGTGGGGAAGCAGGAGGGACTGCGGGCCGCTCTCCGGGTCTGCTAGGGTCGGGGGCCGAAGTGAAGGCGCTGCTGCCCCCTGGCCGGACAGTGTGTGTCTCCCACCGGCTCAGCCTCACCCCGCGTGGAAGCGGGGGGCTGCCCTGTGTTGGAACGGAAGCCAAGAGAGCCCTGCCTTGCTCGGGCGTTGGGCTTGGTGTGTGCTTGTGTTTGCTGTGTCTTCATAAAAGTGTCCACAAAACCCCATCAACTGTAGTGCCTCAGCGGCACAGTCCGACGTCCCCAGTCTGCAGCCCCGCGCCCTGACCCAGAGCTCTGCGCAGTACGGTGGCCAGTGTGGACGCTCATTGCGGGGAAGGAGCACCAGAGGTCAcggctccctgcttgtgtttccacAGGTTTTCTCAGCGTCTCTCTGGGGTGGGATGCTGGTGCCCATTGGCGATAAACCATCAAGTATTGCGGACAGGTAAGGAGTAACGAGTGAGTGAGTGACTGGCAGATGCTTTCCTTTGGCTCTTTTTGGTTGGTTCCTTATAAGTTATTTTAGAGAAGCTTAACTGTTTAGGAGAgccaatatttcaaattttactttagtttttaTGTTATAGGTAACTTCAAAAAATCCAATATACTTCATACtaatatgttttgcttttttgagggggagggaaTTAACTTTGTAATATGAAAAATCTTAACATTCCCTTTTGAGGATGAAAGAATATAGTTCATTCACATCACAAAAATGCAGAGAAACAtttaaggaagtaaaaaaaaaaatcctgctcaATGATAAGCAGAGTTAACATTTGGGACTATTTCCTTTGAGTCTGTTACTTGTGGATGTGTGCTTTTGTGCGTGTATATACACGTAAATTTATATACACGTTTGTATTAAGTTGTTGGTATACTGTAATTTGCATACACTTTTATGTTCtctctgcttttgattttttaattttttaaattctgttttaaagattttatttttaaagtaatctctacatccagtggggggcttgaacccacaaaccttagatcaagagtcacgtgttccaccccctgagccagccaggcgcccctgtgttctcccctaaaatgttttaaaaaaatacagagtaaACCCATTCACCAAGTCATGAGAAATGGTTCAAAagctgcattttaatttttcattatttgcatCTCAGTAACCCTGTAAATGTGACTCTGTaaagttttgttcattttattttctgaggagAGATTCCTAAATGTGGAAGTACTGTCTCAAaagaatatgaacattttttaaagcttatcaAGAATGTTGCTGGAGACTGCTTTTTAGAAAACTTATAGCAATTTATACTCCTATCAGCAGAGTATGAAATCGTGCTTTTTGGCTTTGAAATACTAATAATTGTTCTTGAGggcaagaaactttttttttaaccttgcaTTAGTTAAAATGTTTTAGTTTAAACTAGTTTAGCCTAGTTGATGGGAGACAGTTTGGAagtgtaaaaatttttaatttgtaagcTCTAGGACCTATCACTTTCATCTCTCTGAATTTAATTTgcagaaatacatttataaatgtacAGAGATTTATGTACAAGGATGTCCATTGTAGCATCGTTGAGAATAGCAAAAATTTGAAAACTGCCAgtatagaaattattaaattcaaaTACAGGCATTCTAAAGAGACTGTAATGATGAAAAAGAACGAGGTAGATGTCTACAAGTTAAAATTGTCACGCGCTCACGTTGAGCAGACTGCTCTCGAATCAGGGCAGAAGCTCCCGTGTGCACATCTGTGTTTGCATGGATAGCACCAGGGGTCTAGAAGGCCAGCCACCAACCCAGGGATAGCATCAGCTCTGGGGATCAGgatgcggggggcgggggggtggggagggaggacttCTTGCTTTTTGTGCTTCCtgaatcattttaattatttccaaagaatatgtgtgatttatcatttttaaaaaaaagtaaatggagcTTGCTGTTTGTTTCCATAATGTTAATGGGGCATTCAGAAAGGCGTTGCTTAGAAATCCCAAatgttaaaaacacatttatagactttttttttttttttttaaagattttatttat from Halichoerus grypus chromosome 6, mHalGry1.hap1.1, whole genome shotgun sequence harbors:
- the SAMM50 gene encoding sorting and assembly machinery component 50 homolog, whose product is MGTVHARSLEPLPANGPDFGALGEEAEFVEVEPEAKQEILENKDVVVQHVHFDGLGRTKDDIIICEIGDVFKAKNLIEVMRKSHEAREKLLRLGIFRQVDVLIDTCQGDDALPNGLDVTFEVTELRRLTGSYNTMVGNNEGSMVLGLKLPNLLGRAEKVTFQFSYGTKETSYGLSFFKPRPGNFERNFSVNLYKVTGQFPWSSLRETDRGVSAEYSFPIWKTNHTVKWEGVWRELGCLSRTASFAVRKESGHSLKSSLSHAMVIDSRNSSILPRRGALLKVNQELAGYTGGDVSFIKEDFELQLNKQLLFDSVFSASLWGGMLVPIGDKPSSIADRFYLGGPTSVRGFSMHSVGPQSEGDYLGGEAYWAGGLHVYTPLPFRPGQGGFGELFRTHFFLNAGNLCNLNYGEGPKAHIRKLAECIRWSYGAGIVLRLGNIARLELNYCVPMGVQKGDRTCDGVQFGAGIRFL